The Gloeomargarita lithophora Alchichica-D10 genomic sequence AGCGGAGTCGTTGGCAGATTCTATGGGATCAGTTCAAAAATATCATGCTGTTGTTGTTGATTGCGGTGGCGGTGATTTCGGCCATTACCGACCTGATCCAGTCTTTGCAAGAACAGCGGTTTATTTTTCCTAAGGATACGGTAGCGATTTTAAGCATCGTCATTTTGAATGGCCTGCTGGGTTATGTGCAGGAAAGCAAAGCTGAGCAAGCCCTGGCCGCTTTGAAAAAAATGTCCTCCTCCCGGGTGCGGGTCCTGCGGGCGGGGCAAGTGCAGGAGGTGAACGCCCCGGAGTTGGTGCCGGGGGATGTGGTGCTGGTGGAAGCGGGCAACAGACTCCCGGCGGACGGGCGGTGGTTGGTGACGGCCAATCTCCAGGTGCGGGAGGCGGCGCTGACCGGGGAAGCCCTGCCGGTGACCAAACAGGCGGATGTGGTACTGCCGGCGGATACGGAGTTGGGCGACCGGGTAAATTTGGGTTTTATGGGCACGGAAGTCATCCAGGGGCGGGGGACGCTGGTGGTGACCCAAACGGGGATGAGTACGCAACTGGGGAAAATTGCCGCCGCCATTCAAGCGGTCGAGGTCGAGCCTACACCCCTGCAACGGCGGATGGATCAACTGGGGAAGGTGCTGGTCGTAGGAGCCTTGATTTTGGTGGCTTTGGTCATCGTGGGCGGCACGCTTTATCAACCGAGTATGTTCGGTGCCCTGGTGCAGGTGTCGTTGAGTATGGCGGTGGCGGTGGTGCCGGAGGGGTTACCGGCGGTGGTGACGATTACCCTGGCGTTGGGTACCCGGCGGATGATGCAGCGGCGGGCCTTGATTCGTCGCTTACCCGCGGTGGAAACCCTGGGTTCGGTGACGGTGGTGTGTTCGGATAAAACCGGGACATTAACCCAAAATAAAATGGTGGCGCAGGCGGTGGGTCTGCCGGAAATTGGGTTAATTCAAGTCACTGGCACGGGCTACCAACCGCAGGGGGAATTTCTCCAGGGGGATCACCCCTTCGCACCCCAATCCCACCCGGATTTGATGGGCTTTTTGTTAACCGGACTGCTTTGTAACGATGCGATTTGGCAACAAGACCAGGGGGAATGGGTAATCCTGGGCGACCCGACGGAGGGGGCTTTATTACCCTTGGCGGCCAAGGCGGGTTTGACGGCGGGGGGGCAGACCTTAGAGCGGGTGGCGGAATTTCCCTTTTCCTCGGAACGCAAACGCATGAGTGTGGTGGTCAGCACCGATGACCAAGCGGTTTATTCGCTGCTGCGGGGGGATTTTTTATTGCTATGTAAAGGCTCCCCCGAACTGACCCTAGAGTGTTGCGACCAGGTGCAACGCCAGGGCCAGGTGCAGGATCTTACCCCGGCGCAACGGCAAGAAATTTTAGAGCAAAACAATACCCTCGCCAGCCAAGGTCTGCGGGTGTTGGGGTTGGCCTATCGTGCTTTGGATGCCCTGCCACCCCAACCATCAGCGGCGGGGTTGGAGCAGGGGTTAATTTGGTTGGGGCTGGTGGGGATGCTGGATGCCGCCCGCCCGGAGGCCAAATTGGCGGTGGCTCGCTGTCACATGGCGGGCATTCGGGTGGTGATGATCACCGGCGACCACCAACTCACCGCCTGTACGATTGCCAAGGATTTGGGGATTTTGCGCCCTGGGGATGAAATTCTCACGGGTCGGGAACTGGAGCAACTTGACCCGGCGGAACTGGCGGCACGGGTGGGACGGGTGGCGGTCTATGCCCGGGTGTCCCCGGAACACAAACTGCACATTGTCCAAGCCCTGCAAAAAACCAGCCAGGTGGTCTCCATGACCGGCGATGGGGTGAATGATGCGCCAGCGTTGAAACAGGCGGATATTGGGGTGGCGATGGGGATTACGGGGACGGATGTGAGTAAAGAGGCCAGCGATATGATTTTGCTGGATGACAATTTTGCCACCATCGTCGCCGCCGTGGAGGAAGGCCGGGTGGTGTATGGCAATATCCGCCGCTTTATCCGCTACATCCTGGGGAGCAATATCGGCGAGGTGCTGACGATTGCCGCCGCTCCCCTGATCGGGTTGGGGGGCACGCCCCTGTCGCCTTTACAAATCCTCTGGATGAATCTCGCCACCGATGGGATTCCCGCTTTGGCCTTGGCAATAGAACCGGGGCGGGCGGTGGTGATGCACCAACCCCCCAAAGACCCCAAGGAGAGCATTTTCGCCCGGGGTTTGGGGGCCTACATGGTGCGGGTAGGGATTGTCCTGGCGCTGGTGACCATTGCCCTGATGGTTTGGGCTTATCAGTACACAAACAATACGGAAATTCCTGGCCTTGACCCCCGGCGCTGGCAGACAATGGTGTTTACCACCCTGTGTATTTCCCAGATGGGTCATGCGCTGGCGGTGCGTTCCGATAGCCGTTTGTTGATCGAACTCAATCCCGGCAGTAATCCCTGGATTTGGTGGGCGGTGGGGCTGATGACCCTGGCGCAGGTGTTGATTATTTATGTGCCAGCCCTGCGGGCATTTTTCAACGTGTTTTACCTACCACCGGGGGAATTACTGATCTGTATGGCCTTTAGCACCCTGGTATTTGTCTGGGTAGAACTGGAAAAACTGGTGATCCGCCGTCTGTGGCCGGGGCGAGAAACGGAGGGTTAGGGGGAAAAATCGGGTGACTTCCGGCGGTGGGTATGCGACTATGGTACTTAAAAAGAAAGCGTTACCGTGCCCCAAGGAGTTGCACCCATGACTTTTGCTCCCGCTGATCCGATCCAGATTCTTGTCATTGACGACAGCATGGTGGTTCGGGAACTGATTGCCCAGTACCTGGAGAATGGGGGCTATATTTTGGAAACGGCGGCGAATGGGGAAGTGGCTTGGGCGGCCATTTGTCAATCCCCCCCGGATTTGATCATCAGTGATTGGTCAATGCCCGGCATATCGGGGATTGAACTCTGTCGGCGGGTCAAATCCGACCCCGGTTTGCAACACATTTACTTTTTGATGCTCACCGCCCGGGAAGACGCTTCCGACCGGGTGCTGGGATTAGACACGGGGGCGGATGAATTTATCAGCAAGCCCATCAACGCCGAGGAATTGCGGGCCAGGATTCGGGCAGCCCTGCGGGTACGCCAGTTGACCCGCTCCCTGATGACCGCTAATCAACGGCTCCAGGATCAAAACAATCTGCTGGCCTCCATGTCCCTGCTGGATGGGGAAACCGGGGTTTTGAATCAGCGGGCTTTGACCTCGGCTTTGCCAGGACTTTTGCAACAGGTCGGAGAACGTCCCCCCGACCATATCCCGGTGGATGAAAACTATATTTTGTACTATCGTTATCTGAACTTTTGGTTGCTGGCCGTAGATCATTGGTCGGAACTCGAATCTAAATATGGTTCAGAAGTCCTGCGCCAAGTGGTGACGGTGGTGGCTCGCCGCTTACAAAGTCGGGGTCTGCCGGGGAGTCTGGTCTATCGCTCGGAACCCAATCAATTCGCCTGCCTGACCCTGGGGCTATCCCCCCAGCGGGCCTACGAGTTTGGGCAAACCCTGCGCCAGGGCATCAGCGACCATCCGGTGAGTTTGAGTAGTGAATTGTCCGTTGCTGTGACGGTGACCTTGGGCGGGGTGGTGGTGACCAAGGAACCCCCTCTGGAGGGGGAGCAGGTTTTACAGCAGGTACAGGATGTTTTAGCCAAGGCGCAAAGCCTAGGTGCCAATCAACTGGTCTTGCTGGGGTATGAGCCAGACCTGGACACCAAAGCGAGGGAAGGTTGGGGATAGGTTACTTTCAAGGGCACCGCTATAAGTTGAAAATTAGCGGTCGGCACTCCCCACTCCAGAATCTTTGCCCTCCAACGATGGGATTTATGGCTACGCCACGCAGGCTATCGGTTGGTTCTAATAATATAGAAGTATCCTGTAGCGTTTTTTTAGTAGATATAGCTAAGTAAAGTAAGGTTGTCGCCTCAAGATTCTGGGGAACCCGTGGGCTGCGCCCTGCGACCCATATTATGTCAACCTTTGCGTGTTTAGCTATAACATACCGAACTCACTGCTAAAACACCTGTAAAACAAGGAGCTTAAGCCCCGTACCCCATCAGCGTCAAAAAGCCTGTATCGCTAATTACTTTCTACGGTTTCGAGTGCCGGTGCGCGGGAATAATCATCCTGAAATCGCACAATATCATCTTCACCCAAATACTGCCCGTTTTGCACTTCAATGAGGATTAAATTGATAATGCCTGGATTTTCCAGACGATGGGCAGTACAGGGGGGAACATAGGTAGATTCGTTAGAATTTAATAAAATTTCCCGCTCTCCACAGGTGACTTTAGCCGTACCAGAAACCACAATCCAATGTTCACTCCGATGGTAATGCAATTGCAAACTTAACCGATGGCCCGGCTTGACCTCAATTCGCTTGATTTTGTAATTCCGTCCTTCCTCCAATACCGTAAAACTGCCCCAGGGTCGCAATTCCGTCGCTGCTCCCGGCAGGTGCCCCGTGGTTGTGGGCATCGGCGGCACCGTCATCCGAGTGCCGGGCATGGGCGGCACGGTATTCCGGGAGCTGAAGTTCATCCATACACCTCGGTAATCGGACAGGGCACTATCCCGATTATACCCAGGGGGGTGGTTCTGACATGCACCGGATTGGCGTACACTAGCTAAACATGGATGTTTAGGATACGGTCATGGCAGTCATTGCGGGCAATTGGAAAATGTACAAAAACCAGGGGGAGGCGGTGGCCTATCTCCATGAATTTGCCCCCCTGGTGGCCGGGAGCGACCGGGAGGTGGTGTTGTGCGTTCCCTTTACCGCCTTAGCCGTCCTGAGCGATAAATTGGCTACCACCAACATTGCCCTGGGAGCGCAGAACGTTCACTGGGAACCGGCGGGTGCCTACACCGGGGAAATTAGCCCGCCCATGCTCACCGATTTGGGGGTGCAATATGTGACCATCGGCCACAGCGAGCGGCGCCAGTACTTTGGCGAGACGGATGAACAGGTAAATCTGCGCTTAAAAGCCGCACAAAGTCATGGACTTACCCCCATTCTCTGCGTGGGAGAAACCGCCGAGCAACGCCAACAGGGACTGACCGAAGCCCACATTCTCGCCCAACTAGCCCAGGGGTTGGTAGGGGTAAAATTGACCCAACTGATCATCGCCTATGAACCCATCTGGGCGATTGGTTCGGGCAACACCTGCCAACCAGAGGAAGCCAACCGGGTGATTGGACTCATTCGCAAAGAGGTCGCCTTTCTCCAACAGGTGGACAGTCAAGTTATAAATAATGTTCATATTTTGTATGGCGGCTCAGTCAAACCAGATAATATAGACGACCTGATGGCAATGCCAGAAATTAACGGGGTTTTGGTCGGTACCGCCAGCCTTGACCCCCAGGGCTTTGCCCGTATTGTCAACTATCGTTAGGGCGGACAAAATCCAGCAGGCAGGCGAAGTAAAACCGGCTTTTAATTTGGGTGCATTGGCGCAAATTCCAGCCCAAGGCGGTGATGGTTTGCGTCATTTGTGGCCCTGGATGTAGATAGGCACGGGTGGCTTTACTGGCTCCGGGGAATAGGCTACCCACTTTTTTCAAAGCACTATAAAACAGGGTTTTGGGGGCGAAACTAAAGATCAGCCGGTGGGTGGCACAACTGGCTAAATGTTGCAACATTTTTTGGGCGTGCTGGGCTGGATAATGAATCAGCACATCCAGGCAAATAACCGTATGATAAGTCCCCCGCAATTCTTCTAAATCTGCTACCAAAAATTCGATCTTTTGGTCAATAAATTGGCTCTGAAAATCCCGCTGACTCAGGGCTTGATTTTTGGCTTCCTGCACCATTTTTAGGGAAATATCACTCGCCCGCACCTGTGCCCCTCGGTGCGCCAACGGCAGGGTTAAACTGCCCGTACCACAGCCCACATCAGCAATAGTGATACCATTCAAATCCAGGGGTAACCACTCTAAAACCGTGGCAATGGTGCGTTGATGTCCCGCCCGAATATCGGCTTGTACTTGATTAACTTCCCCCGTGCCGTAGATATTGCGCCAACGGTTGAAGCCCGTGCCATTAAAGTAATTTTTGACAACGAGTTTATCATCCACAGGTGGGGTGTTTTTCATTGGGGGTGCATACCACAAAGCCATGTAACACTATAGCTTAAAGACACCTCTATCTATTCGCAATTATGGAGAATTATCTCCTTAGAAGCCTCGTATTCAGGAGCGGCGTTGCTCTGCGACCAATTCTCGTAATTCAAATGTGATTGCCAGAGCGGAACCAACCCCGATGCCGGTAACAACTACAGGGCGTGGTCAACGTTCCCCTGGACAACGTTGGGCATTTTGCGCCACAGCTACCTCCGGTGTTTGTCCCAGCAGGGTAGCTTCAATCGCCCGCCCCAAACAGTTCGATAGCCGGTTATAGTTCACCCCATTCGGGCGGGAGTAGGCGACCTGGGTTTGCGCCAGAAATACCTGCAAAAGCGGCTGGTCAGCCAAAAAACTTTGATATTTCGGTTGCTGACGGGCGGATTGGGTCACCGGTAAAGCCCCGGTTTGGGTTGCCCAAGCCCCTTGAAATTCATCCCCCAGCAAGTAATCCAAAAACCGCAATGCCGCCGCCTGCCGAGTGGGATTGGTGTGCATGAGAAACACATTGGCTCCCCCCACAATCGTGGCCGGTCGGGTCGCCTGGGGCATGGGCATGACGCTAAAGGGCACCCCCGTTTGGCTCAGATAACCCAACGTCCAAGGGCCGGTAATCTGCATCGCCACCCGCCCCTGGATAAACCCCTCCTGCTCATACCCCCGCTCCGGTGCCGAGAGTACCGCCACCCCCATTTGCAGTAATTTTTGCCAAAAATGTAATGCTTGCCAACTCGCCTGATCCAACAACGACACCGTGCCATCCACCACCTCTCCCCCGGCGCTAAACCAAAACGGCAACCAGGAAAACACCGTCCATTCGCCTTTCCCCAGGGGCAACAGCAACCCATACTGCTCCGGGCGGCCATCCCCATCCCGGTCTTGGGTTAATTTTTGCGCCACCTGTGCCAATTCCTCCCAGGTGCGGGGCAACTGCTCAATCCCTGCTTGGGCAAATAAATCAGACCGATAAAAAATCCCCAAATTGCTGGTCGTAAATGGCACCGACCACAACTGACCTTCAAACGCCATTCCCGGCAAGAGCGAGGGGTCTAAATTGGCGAGATGTCCCTGGTTTTTGAGCCAATCCGTCACGGGGACAATGCCCTGCAAATCCACTAATCTGCCGGTCAATAAACTATCAAACCAGAGCAAATCCGGCGGGCTATTCCCCACAATCGCCGTGAGGATTTTGGGAAACTGTTGATCCGCCTGCCCCACATAAATTGATTGCACGTTTATATCTGAATGTTGGGCATTAAATTGGGCAACTAATTGCTCAAAAATCACCCGATTGGCGGGGGGATTGATCCCATGCCAAAAGGTTAAAACTAATGGAGCAATATCCGATGACACTGCACCTTGGCAACCCAGGAGTAAAACACTCAAAATTAAACCCAAAAATAACCGTTTCATTTCTGCGCCGCCACACAAGCGATCACCGGATAATCCGGGTGTTGGGTTGCCAATTCCTGGAGTGTTAATTCTTCCATCGCTACGCCCAAAAAAGTTGCTAACACCGTCAACGTATTCCCGTAGGTGTATAAATTGCATTGGGCATAATGGCGAAATAAATAAGTCAAACCATCGGGTAACAATCGCCAATAATCCGCCGGTCGGTCATGCAATCTTTGCGCCGTCGGCACCAAGGCCAAACACCAGCCCCCCGGTTTTAGCCATTGGTGGATATTATCAATAACGCAACTCGGATCATAACAATGCTCCAGCACATTAAAAATTAAAATCGCATCCACCGAATCAGCCATAACCATATTGGGATCATGGGCATCCCCAACAAAATCTACCCCCGCCCCCGCTTCGATATTCATACAGCGATAGGTAGTAATTTGTGCCAGATTCAGATCATAAAATTCCCGATCTTTCGCCACCCCGCCAATTTCTAAAATATTGCCCTTGATTTTATCCCCAACGGTTTGGAGAAACTGCTTTTGATAATAGCGGTCAATCGGTGTCCCCCGCGAGAACCCTGTAATCGCACAAACCGGTGCCCAACGCCGCACATCCCCCCAATTTATTTGCCCCACCGCCGGGACAATCAACCCCAGTTCATAAAGTTGCTGAAATGTCGCTTGAAATTCAGGTAAATTAACCGCTGGATAGGGGGAAAATAAAGGTAATTTATCCGTCAGATTTACCTGCTGTTCGGGTTGGAGATAACTGGGAAACCCTTGGGTGAGATAAATTATTTCATTCTGCATGATTTTAAGCAATAGATTCTCCCCCAATGTTGATAGTTCAATTCCCACCGGTTGCGTTTGCCATTCCTGATATATTTGATACCCCGATGCTAGGGTTTGAGCTTGGACAAAACACTCTAAAATCGCCAATTGCATCGGGGACGACAGGGGCACTGCCGCCCGTTGACTCCAGCCAAACACCGCCTGGGTGGTTCCCCCCGTCCTGCGGATAAAAGTACTGGTACAATACTGCTGACTCATCCCGCTAAAACCCAGGTTTTAATGGCCGTAACCACCCCATCTTCTTCTACCGTCGGTGCTACCCAATCCGCTTGCTTTTGTACTGCTAATGGCGCATTCCCCATGGCAATCCCCACCCCGGCGTACTGCAACATTTCCAGGTCATTGTAATTATCCCCAATGGCAACTACCTGATCGGGGGTAATGCCCAATAATTCTTCGGCTAGGTACTGCACCGCTACCCCCTTATTCACCTGGGGATTGGCCGCTTCAAAGTAAATAGGTGCCGAACGAGTTAAGTACAATTCACTCTTTTTATACCGCTTTTGTAATGTGTTTAACATCCGTTCGACAATCTCAGGGTCTTCACTCACGGCCAATACCTTAGTTGGAGCCACATCCATCTGAGCCAGAGTTAAGCGCAAGTCATCTACCAAAATCGGCTCAATCAAGGTGCGTTGGGCATAATGATCCGTATCGGGACGCATTTCCTGCACATAAAGCTGGTCATTGAGATAAAAATGTATGGACAAATGCGGGCTTAAATCCGCCTGTTCAAAATAGTCCAACAGTTCCAACGCCCGCTGGGGGTCAACCGGCCAATGGCGATGCTGTACCCCGGTGTGGGGGTCTTGAATCCAAGCACCCTGGTAGCTCATCAGGGGTAAAGTTAAAGCCAATTCCCGATGAAACCGCAGGGCAGAACGGTACATCCGTCCGGTGGCAATGGCAACTTTGATCCCCCGTTGGCGCACCGTCTGTACTGCGGATTTTACCGCAGACGTAATGCGATTGTCATCACCAACCACCGTGCCATCCAGGTCAAGCACCAGCAAACGCACGTCAGGAATCGGCATGGTGAAAGAAGTTGCGGGGTTATCTCCCTGCCACTATATCAGGTTTGCCCCCAGAGGAAGAGGGATTGCCCCAGTCCCACCAACAGCCCCAGGATGCCCCCCAGATTGACAATCGCCTGCAATTCACTGCGGACAATCCCCTGAATTCCCGCTTCCAAATCCGCCGGGGACGTGGCATTTACCCGGTCAATAATTGCCTGGTCAATATCTAAAATTGGGATTACTTGGGCAATCATTTGTTCTAGGTCTTTTTCCAGGTAGCGTTCAATAATGAGGGCTAATTCTTCGCTAATTAAACTCAGGGAGCTATTCATAATGGACGAACTACGGAGCCGGGTGAGAATTAAATGGGCAATTTCATCCCAGTTGAGGGAATCACTCAGGTTTTGAATCAATACCGGGCCATCCACTTGCAGGTATTCCCGGATCAGTTCCCGTAATTGTTTCCTGAGTTTGTGCATGGTAATGACGGGTAAATTCTGTAGCGAGAGTTCTTGGATCAGTTCCGTAAGTCGGGGTTTTAAGCCCAGGGATTGCATCAATTCCGCCAAGCGTTGATTGGCAGTTTCCGGTTCTTCAATACAAAAACGCCGGAGTCGAATCAAGGCATTCCGCACCCCAAAAAAATTCGCCACCACCCAGTAGGTGCCGGTGGTCTGTTCCCGCAAATCCTGGTCAATGACCGCAATGGTTTCTTCGGTTAAAAAGTCAATCAATGCCCGTCGCAGGAGGTCGGGAGTTAACACCAAGTCTAGCAACCAATCGGCTATCTGTTCCGCTTGGGTGGCTGAGAGGCGAAATTCTAACAAAAAACGATCAAAAATTTGGTTGATTTGCTCGGCTAAAAAGTCTTCCTGGCGGGCTAAAATTCGCAACAAACGGGGCAGAGATTCACCTAAAAAATCATGTAAAATTCCGGCGAGAATTTTGGCGGTGCGGGCTTTATATGCTTCTAGTTTTACCTGGTTTAAGGCGGTTTGGAGTAGCCAATAAATCGCCGCCTGAGTCCGTTCCAGTTGCAATAAGCGGCGGGCGATATTTTGCAATTCTTCCGGGGTGAGCAGGGAACGGGTGATGGTGTCAGCAACGCGTGAAGCTAAACGCCCCTGGTTGCTGGGGATCAGGCCGGGGGTAAAGGGGATGCGGTAGGCACCCAGGTAGAAGGGGCGGTAGGGACGAAAAAGCATCCGAATGGCGATGTCATTGGTAAAGTAACCAATCACCGTGCCAAGCAGGGGGGGTAAAACCAGGTTTAGGGGCACAGACACAGGCAATTTAACCCAGGGTTGGATGATAATTGGGAGCGGTTACTCGCTAAAGGGATTGATTTTGATCATAAACCGTAGGACGGGCTGGTTATCCTAGAATATAGAGTTTTGGTCGTGTTTTTGTGATTCAACATCCTTTGATTGCCCAGTTAGCCGAGGTAATTCGCCGCCAGTGGCAAGCGGGTTTGACCCTAGAGCCGTACCCCCTACCGGCGGATTTGGGCTATGTGGAGGGGCACCTGGAGGGGGAACGGGTGCAAATCCAGAATTTGTGTTACCAAAGTACCCATTTTCGCAAACTGCATCTGGAATTGGCGCAGGTGGGGGGCAATCTGGATATTCTCCACTGCGTGATGTTCCCCCGGCCTGAGTATGATTTGCCCGTCTTTGGGACGGATATTGTGGCGGGACGGGGGCAGGTGAGTGCCGCCATTGTGGATTTGTCCCCCACCCGGGGGGATCATTCCCTGCCTCCCGCCTATGTAACCGCATTAACGGCCTTGACCCCCAGCCCGTTTGAGCAACCCCGTCCTTTGCCGCCCTGGGGGGATATTTTCTCTGAGTTTTGTCTGTTTGTGCGCCCGGTGAATGAACCGGAACAGCAGAGATTTGTGGATTATGTGGCGCAGATACTAAAATTACATTGTCAGAACGCCCTTGCCAGTGCGCCCCTCGCCCCCGCCCAGGCGCAACAGCACCAATCCCAGCAAAGTTATTACTGCCGCCAACAACAGCAAAATGATAAAACCCGGCGGGTGTTGGAGCGGGCTTTTGGCAACGACTGGGCGGAACGGTACATGAGTACGGTGTTGTTTGACCTACCCCAGGCATGAGTGACCATTACCAAACCCTCGGAGTGCGCCCCAGTGCCACCCACGCCCAGGTGAAGGCCGCCTACCGCCGGTTGGTGAAACTCTGCCATCCCGATACCAATCCCCAGGGGCACGAGCGGATGATTGCCCTGAATTTGGCCTACGAGGTGTTGGGCGACCCGGCGCAACGGCGCACCTATGACCAACAAAAGACAGGCACGTTACCCAGCCCGCCCCCTAGCCCGCCGCCCCAGCTTTGGTGGCAGGAGGTATTTCAGCCGGTGGATCAACGGGTACGCCGGATTTTGGTCACCCGCCGACAACAGCTAGACCGTCTGGCCGCCGACCCCTTTGATGATGAATGTATGGCGGCATTTAGCCAGTATCTA encodes the following:
- a CDS encoding DUF445 domain-containing protein gives rise to the protein MLFRPYRPFYLGAYRIPFTPGLIPSNQGRLASRVADTITRSLLTPEELQNIARRLLQLERTQAAIYWLLQTALNQVKLEAYKARTAKILAGILHDFLGESLPRLLRILARQEDFLAEQINQIFDRFLLEFRLSATQAEQIADWLLDLVLTPDLLRRALIDFLTEETIAVIDQDLREQTTGTYWVVANFFGVRNALIRLRRFCIEEPETANQRLAELMQSLGLKPRLTELIQELSLQNLPVITMHKLRKQLRELIREYLQVDGPVLIQNLSDSLNWDEIAHLILTRLRSSSIMNSSLSLISEELALIIERYLEKDLEQMIAQVIPILDIDQAIIDRVNATSPADLEAGIQGIVRSELQAIVNLGGILGLLVGLGQSLFLWGQT
- the bchM gene encoding magnesium protoporphyrin IX methyltransferase codes for the protein MKNTPPVDDKLVVKNYFNGTGFNRWRNIYGTGEVNQVQADIRAGHQRTIATVLEWLPLDLNGITIADVGCGTGSLTLPLAHRGAQVRASDISLKMVQEAKNQALSQRDFQSQFIDQKIEFLVADLEELRGTYHTVICLDVLIHYPAQHAQKMLQHLASCATHRLIFSFAPKTLFYSALKKVGSLFPGASKATRAYLHPGPQMTQTITALGWNLRQCTQIKSRFYFACLLDFVRPNDS
- a CDS encoding cation-translocating P-type ATPase, which codes for MATAPDSPFPDWHSFPILVTLDRLESKPEGLDPVQVQERLAHYGRNELQEMHQRSRWQILWDQFKNIMLLLLIAVAVISAITDLIQSLQEQRFIFPKDTVAILSIVILNGLLGYVQESKAEQALAALKKMSSSRVRVLRAGQVQEVNAPELVPGDVVLVEAGNRLPADGRWLVTANLQVREAALTGEALPVTKQADVVLPADTELGDRVNLGFMGTEVIQGRGTLVVTQTGMSTQLGKIAAAIQAVEVEPTPLQRRMDQLGKVLVVGALILVALVIVGGTLYQPSMFGALVQVSLSMAVAVVPEGLPAVVTITLALGTRRMMQRRALIRRLPAVETLGSVTVVCSDKTGTLTQNKMVAQAVGLPEIGLIQVTGTGYQPQGEFLQGDHPFAPQSHPDLMGFLLTGLLCNDAIWQQDQGEWVILGDPTEGALLPLAAKAGLTAGGQTLERVAEFPFSSERKRMSVVVSTDDQAVYSLLRGDFLLLCKGSPELTLECCDQVQRQGQVQDLTPAQRQEILEQNNTLASQGLRVLGLAYRALDALPPQPSAAGLEQGLIWLGLVGMLDAARPEAKLAVARCHMAGIRVVMITGDHQLTACTIAKDLGILRPGDEILTGRELEQLDPAELAARVGRVAVYARVSPEHKLHIVQALQKTSQVVSMTGDGVNDAPALKQADIGVAMGITGTDVSKEASDMILLDDNFATIVAAVEEGRVVYGNIRRFIRYILGSNIGEVLTIAAAPLIGLGGTPLSPLQILWMNLATDGIPALALAIEPGRAVVMHQPPKDPKESIFARGLGAYMVRVGIVLALVTIALMVWAYQYTNNTEIPGLDPRRWQTMVFTTLCISQMGHALAVRSDSRLLIELNPGSNPWIWWAVGLMTLAQVLIIYVPALRAFFNVFYLPPGELLICMAFSTLVFVWVELEKLVIRRLWPGRETEG
- a CDS encoding phosphomannose isomerase type II C-terminal cupin domain — its product is MPGTRMTVPPMPTTTGHLPGAATELRPWGSFTVLEEGRNYKIKRIEVKPGHRLSLQLHYHRSEHWIVVSGTAKVTCGEREILLNSNESTYVPPCTAHRLENPGIINLILIEVQNGQYLGEDDIVRFQDDYSRAPALETVESN
- a CDS encoding Cof-type HAD-IIB family hydrolase encodes the protein MPIPDVRLLVLDLDGTVVGDDNRITSAVKSAVQTVRQRGIKVAIATGRMYRSALRFHRELALTLPLMSYQGAWIQDPHTGVQHRHWPVDPQRALELLDYFEQADLSPHLSIHFYLNDQLYVQEMRPDTDHYAQRTLIEPILVDDLRLTLAQMDVAPTKVLAVSEDPEIVERMLNTLQKRYKKSELYLTRSAPIYFEAANPQVNKGVAVQYLAEELLGITPDQVVAIGDNYNDLEMLQYAGVGIAMGNAPLAVQKQADWVAPTVEEDGVVTAIKTWVLAG
- a CDS encoding methyltransferase domain-containing protein; this translates as MSQQYCTSTFIRRTGGTTQAVFGWSQRAAVPLSSPMQLAILECFVQAQTLASGYQIYQEWQTQPVGIELSTLGENLLLKIMQNEIIYLTQGFPSYLQPEQQVNLTDKLPLFSPYPAVNLPEFQATFQQLYELGLIVPAVGQINWGDVRRWAPVCAITGFSRGTPIDRYYQKQFLQTVGDKIKGNILEIGGVAKDREFYDLNLAQITTYRCMNIEAGAGVDFVGDAHDPNMVMADSVDAILIFNVLEHCYDPSCVIDNIHQWLKPGGWCLALVPTAQRLHDRPADYWRLLPDGLTYLFRHYAQCNLYTYGNTLTVLATFLGVAMEELTLQELATQHPDYPVIACVAAQK
- a CDS encoding response regulator, whose product is MTFAPADPIQILVIDDSMVVRELIAQYLENGGYILETAANGEVAWAAICQSPPDLIISDWSMPGISGIELCRRVKSDPGLQHIYFLMLTAREDASDRVLGLDTGADEFISKPINAEELRARIRAALRVRQLTRSLMTANQRLQDQNNLLASMSLLDGETGVLNQRALTSALPGLLQQVGERPPDHIPVDENYILYYRYLNFWLLAVDHWSELESKYGSEVLRQVVTVVARRLQSRGLPGSLVYRSEPNQFACLTLGLSPQRAYEFGQTLRQGISDHPVSLSSELSVAVTVTLGGVVVTKEPPLEGEQVLQQVQDVLAKAQSLGANQLVLLGYEPDLDTKAREGWG
- a CDS encoding ABC transporter substrate-binding protein is translated as MKRLFLGLILSVLLLGCQGAVSSDIAPLVLTFWHGINPPANRVIFEQLVAQFNAQHSDINVQSIYVGQADQQFPKILTAIVGNSPPDLLWFDSLLTGRLVDLQGIVPVTDWLKNQGHLANLDPSLLPGMAFEGQLWSVPFTTSNLGIFYRSDLFAQAGIEQLPRTWEELAQVAQKLTQDRDGDGRPEQYGLLLPLGKGEWTVFSWLPFWFSAGGEVVDGTVSLLDQASWQALHFWQKLLQMGVAVLSAPERGYEQEGFIQGRVAMQITGPWTLGYLSQTGVPFSVMPMPQATRPATIVGGANVFLMHTNPTRQAAALRFLDYLLGDEFQGAWATQTGALPVTQSARQQPKYQSFLADQPLLQVFLAQTQVAYSRPNGVNYNRLSNCLGRAIEATLLGQTPEVAVAQNAQRCPGER
- the tpiA gene encoding triose-phosphate isomerase — encoded protein: MAVIAGNWKMYKNQGEAVAYLHEFAPLVAGSDREVVLCVPFTALAVLSDKLATTNIALGAQNVHWEPAGAYTGEISPPMLTDLGVQYVTIGHSERRQYFGETDEQVNLRLKAAQSHGLTPILCVGETAEQRQQGLTEAHILAQLAQGLVGVKLTQLIIAYEPIWAIGSGNTCQPEEANRVIGLIRKEVAFLQQVDSQVINNVHILYGGSVKPDNIDDLMAMPEINGVLVGTASLDPQGFARIVNYR